TCGCGGGCGCGCCGCCAAACGAGCTGGATGTCGGGCACTCGCATCGGCAGCGACACCGGCAGGGCGCGCAGCACGCCCAGGCTCGCGTAGTGCGTGGCCAGTGAGGCCGGCATGACGGCCAGCATGTCGCTCGCCTGCAGCAGCGCCGTGGTGGCCACGGTGGACGCCGTCTCGGTGATGTCGATACGTCGGTGCACGCCGGCTTCACGCATCATGGCCATGAAGCGGCCCGCCTGCGGCGAGCCGGGCGGCTGCAGCACCCAGGGCCAGCGGGCCAGTTCGCGCAGCGTCGGCGCCGCGGCCGGGCCGGTGTACGCGCTAGCGTGCAGCGGGTGGTCCGCACGGGCCACCACCACCTGCGGCTCGTCGAGCACGGGCACTGCCTCGTGCTCGTCGTCGTAATGGCCCTCCACGAGGCGGCCGAGCATCAGTTCCACCTCGCCGCGCGCCAACTGCTCGAGCATCACGTCGCTCGTCGCGACGACGATCGCCACCGACACGCGCGCGTGTTGCGCCTTGAAACGCGCCAGCGCCGGCGCCAGCAATGGCGGCAGCGCGCTGGGGACCGAGCCGATGCGCAGCGTGCCGTGCAGCCCGGCGGCCAGCGCCGCCAGCTCGCGCCGTGCGCTGCCGAAGTCGTTCAACACCTGGCGCGCGTAGCGCACCAGGACCTCGCCGGCGGGGGTCGGCGTCATGCCGCGCACGGAGCGCTCGAACAGCCGCGCGCCCAGCGTCTCCTCCAGTTCCTGCAGCAGCCGGGTTGCGGCCGGTTGGCTGACGCCGAGCGCCGCCGCGGCGCGCCCCAGGTGGCGTTCGTGGCCGAGCAACGCAGCCAGCAGCAGCTGCCGCGTCCGCAGCCGCATCAGCGCCGGCACGTCATCGAGCGGTGCGCGGCCCGCGTCGCCCGTGCGCCCCGCCGCAGTGCCGGAACGCGAGGGCGCCGGTCTGCTGCGGCGGCCATCCATATCGAAAGTGTAATCACCGGTTGCGAGAACTTGATTGGA
Above is a window of Nevskiales bacterium DNA encoding:
- a CDS encoding LysR family transcriptional regulator; translation: MDGRRSRPAPSRSGTAAGRTGDAGRAPLDDVPALMRLRTRQLLLAALLGHERHLGRAAAALGVSQPAATRLLQELEETLGARLFERSVRGMTPTPAGEVLVRYARQVLNDFGSARRELAALAAGLHGTLRIGSVPSALPPLLAPALARFKAQHARVSVAIVVATSDVMLEQLARGEVELMLGRLVEGHYDDEHEAVPVLDEPQVVVARADHPLHASAYTGPAAAPTLRELARWPWVLQPPGSPQAGRFMAMMREAGVHRRIDITETASTVATTALLQASDMLAVMPASLATHYASLGVLRALPVSLPMRVPDIQLVWRRAREFSAPAAAFRDAVLAQAARTRVC